A region from the Aphis gossypii isolate Hap1 chromosome 1, ASM2018417v2, whole genome shotgun sequence genome encodes:
- the LOC114120801 gene encoding LOW QUALITY PROTEIN: probable ubiquitin carboxyl-terminal hydrolase FAF-X (The sequence of the model RefSeq protein was modified relative to this genomic sequence to represent the inferred CDS: inserted 1 base in 1 codon), whose amino-acid sequence MTIATRGQTVGLDSADNQTNVQNVPQQSTQIHSVLSNINILPPQAIESHQVAAEQSIGETTAADDNVENDMETKEEETRKEDEMEEEEELVFPIIKLVNLEEKIHSQRWIVPVLPDQELVSLLNVSIAFCKKGLDVNNEGCQKFFRDAMVLSFTRILTDDAVNSWKVNIQQYIMNNCMKLVELLVLKLDDDNFPFLEMLGMLFNPLNKFHLFNCTKHSDYIPEIVTNDFDLFARTPPDSRAPKGWLVDLLNKFGVLGGFQKLSGRFESNKTLTISIISGLIRPFGNCSELLTESTILKYLMPIVEKIPGLLDILTDDELKKETKNEGKNDAISSIIKACKQLAVKVPKQDDLIKQLEIFRLKMLLRLLQISSFNGKMNALNEVNKVITNVTYTPHRHIDHDEEYLTPEKMAKWIKENNVLEIVLRDSLHQPQYVEKLEKIIRFVIKEQALSLNDLDALWAAQAGKHDAIVKNVHDLLAKLAWDFSPEQLDHLFECFHANWTNANKKQREKLLELIRRLAEDDKDGVMAHKVLMLFWNLAHGEDVSTEIIDQALSAHVKILDYSCAQDRDAQKTAWLDKCVDELKNNSSWVLPVLKHMRDICMLYDSSPVGAHHQAQTHTLYRQEIIARLQNQHTLVSLVTDNLSKYMDDVRKVALENHNLDPAKYYPDGRYCHLQQVQERLYFLKFCLKDGNLWLCAEQAHQVWISLAERAVFLADREACFRWFSKLMGEEPDIDPSINTKFFVNNLLQLDPTLLTENGIKCFERFFKAVNVKEGKLLKKRRCYQMENIDLIGVDYLWKVVTNCTEDIAAHAINLLKEVNTNLAPRLQANPLEFHQTFVAECLERLRAHYDTVSILSKPLMNNDDVIERNIEITKMIRVMKVLYEYLGECDASFNGDRSLLPLHRACRGKHISVIVRLTNANRSLVDDHELVMHSNDNISCVRRQLLKRLRNSGTITAIAGSLNIKLDIFPGSSIDLTTTLDDNKLLGELPFRDKLYLNARLMTANTNLASSPDSSSDSSITNNQPLYDFSLNMDAENCLPTVIISENPKYVHFFLQVSDKGIEIENEQLREAARCILKLIPPAESTIKKIKRFFTYRSDLVEGNLNIDSIYFTSSSSQNLYNLEVLYSMLLPAIDPMADKTLEFQTHFITSSHAPEIIQMLVSNKFILENDQITKRSIYLVVLKICRLVLCVMGQVITQLCQSSGLVLGTSNDNECCLYKGVDVIDQCDDTLALMKEAFGLVPNPSLEYMLRSVTSKLARKFIDKIANGCETLEDSIVAINKSLSKFMPNLDMIWNTIQLAWAMAGANQHMLDGKLNNTDLHDNLNGKPLEMEDICVCKEALEVLTLCLFLKPNYLSQLMEKKDWQIFLIDLILLANNRQVRCSAAEQFLLIVKFSWSAEPLLSTISLMFSVLNDTVLKFAQNSYEYFHVLTYLLNYASHEKIPVPDFEELLNNEIKWLKNIREKIKTDGDSGMEEVILEGHLNITKELVQMISIEKRDEIGSNETTGIMLIKELLEDFIFPASKLMEDMNRHQTIDFVDIEVTPVCKSPNSTNAAFDLIISLCIGCVANLKLTVEMLTQYFYSEREDPLVEWDYLPMMGARTARGFVGLKNAGATCYMNSVLQQLYMVLPIRLGILSAHGAAIDTNDDFNSDDKNDNETQMDVTEDRNKFDQSRKEYNVGILKQVQAIFGHLAFSKVQYYVPRGLWKHFKLQGEPVNLREQQDAVEFFMSLVESLDEALKALSQDQIMSKTLGGSYSDQKICQGCPHRYSKEEPFSVISVDIRNHSNLTDSLEQYVKGELLEGADAYHCDKCNKKVVTVKRLCVKKLPPILAIQLKRFEYDFERVCAIKFNDYFEFPRNLDMEPYTVSGLAKIEGEIIDCDYDESQNENHTKYQLTGIVVHSGQASGGHYYSYIQDRSAEGXSKWYKFDDGDVTECKMDEDEEMKTQCFGGDYMGEVFDHALKRTSYRRQKRWWNAYMLFYTKVDSNTELLVNGIRKLSLSDRRSSNSCIKMPSCIKRSVQQQNIRFLHTRSQYTEEYFKFIRNIATINAPNIVASSNDLQVQIATDQEELSLLSTQLVSKFLFYVGLHTKKSLRGNATEWYDLISPHICTYASVRAWFARNILFNHPQRFVEYLLQCMSSEVRSFFIKLIAYLAHYSLQDDAILIPAITSNSLLDTTASLSDHLIIAVLSLLQKEVAEHTNRHLPHYFSFFCMYCNLGMAEKQQLLKLNVAAIFILVAIDEGPGGSNIKYQFNEINKLHSVISILVRCCDCTEKCVSSAPGTPFLPNPFAECQPYLRKVPQQVKDSIFGRICYLKKLIDNSQMNEESMKMLQFVCWENPLSSSMVLTEILWHIMYTYCQELKFYLDLLFVILSIEDSWQVLRIQNAMTGNEDREGVLDTILRHKNQYQRRSYQCIKGLVGLFMRIPMAHKVVLQNTDLKRKWVEAVDWLQEELNRKTLTGGQYNTYNNWTPQSNENTNSFFLERSTSARKVLQKAFEFCPSEDFSIPTLTTQEIEDSSDEGDDVGIQHATDTMTTLVNEPLQVVPDIVPENDDDYDASVPINFNSIDDFDNGESNNVELVNTRIVESSTDMH is encoded by the exons ATGACTATTGCGACTCGTGGACAAACCGTCGGATTGGATTCGGCCGATAACCAAACAAATGTTCAA AATGTACCACAGCAAAGTACACAAATCCATAGCGTTCTGTCAAACATTAACATTTTGCCACCCCAGGCCATCGAGTCACATCAAGTGGCGGCTGAACAGAGTATTGGAGAGACAACTGCAGCTGATGACAATGTTGAAAATGATATGGAAACCAAAGAAGAAGAAACCCGTAAAGAAGACGAGATGGAGGAAGAAGAAGAACTAGTATTCcccattattaaattagtaaatttggAAGAGAAAATACATAGCCAACGTTGGATTGTACCAGTATTACCTGATCAAGAACTAGTATCATTGTTGAATGTTTCAATCGCATTTTGCAAAAAAGGATTGGACGTCAACAATGAAGGATGTCAAAAGTTTTTTCGTGATGCTATGGTGTTATCATTCACACGGATATTAACCGATGATGCTGTTAACAGCTGGAAAGTAAACATTCAACAATACATCATgaataattgtatgaaattaGTAGAACTGTTGGTGCTCAAGCTTGATGATGACAACTTTCCATTTTTGGAGATGTTGGGGATGTTGTTTAATcctttaaataa ATTTCATCTATTCAATTGCACTAAACATTCGGATTATATACCAGAGATAGTCAcaaatgattttgatttatttgcaAGAACACCCCCTGATTCTAGAGCTCCTAAAGGCTGGCTTGTTGATCTGTTAAATAA atttggaGTCTTAGGcggttttcaaaaattatctgGACGATTTGAATCTAATAAAACTCTAACAATATCAATTATCTCTGGTCTAATTAGGCCATTTGGTAATTGTTCTGAACTTTTAACTGAATCAACAATTCTTAAATACTTGATGCCTATTGTG gAAAAGATACCTGGTTTATTGGATATACTAACTgatgatgaattaaaaaaagaaacaaaaaatgaagGAAAGAATGATGCTATTTCTTCAATAATTAAGGCTTGTAAACAGCTTGCTGTAAAAGTACCAAAACAGGATGATTTAATCAaacaattagaaatatttagacttaaaatgttacttag attattacaaatatcatCTTTTAATGGCAAAATGAACGCTTTAAATGAagttaataaagttattaccAATGTCACATATACTCCTCATAGGCATATAGATCATGACGAAGAATATTTAACTCCAGAAAAGATGGCT aaatggatcaaagaaaataatgtactaGAAATAGTTCTTCGAGATTCTCTACATCAGCCTCAGTATGtagaaaaacttgaaaaaattatacgcTTTGTAATTAAAGAACAAGCATTATCATTGAATGACTTGGATGCATTATGGGCAGCTCAAGCAGGAAAACATGATGCTATTGTGAAAAATGTCCATGACTTACTAGCAAAGCTTGCTTGGGATTTTTCACCAGAACAACTAGATcatttatttgaatgttttcat gCTAATTGGactaatgctaataaaaaacagaGAGAAAAATTATTGGAACTAATTAGACGACTAGCTGAAGATGATAAAGATGGTGTTATGGCTCATAAA GTGTTAATGTTGTTTTGGAATTTAGCTCACGGAGAAGATGTATCAACTGAGATAATAGATCAAGCACTGTCTGCTCATGTAAAAATTCTGGATTATAGCTGTGCACaa gacCGTGATGCACAAAAAACAGCGTGGCTTGACAAATGTGTTgatgaacttaaaaataatagttcatGGGTACTTCcagttttaaaacatatgagagatatatgtatgttatatgaTTCATCTCCAGTGGGAGCTCATCATCAAGCTCAAACTCATACATTATATCG acAAGAAATAATTGCACGCCTTCAAAATCAACATACTTTGGTGTCTTTAGTCACagataatttatctaaatatatggATGATGTGAGGAAAGTTGCCctag aaaaccaTAATCTTGATCCTGCTAAATATTATCCTGATGGGCGCTATTGTCATTTACAACAGGTTCAAGAAagattatatttcttaaaattttgtttaaag gaTGGAAACCTTTGGTTGTGTGCTGAACAAGCACATCAAGTTTGGATATCATTGGCTGAAAGAGCTGTGTTCTTAGCAGATCGTGAAGCTTGTTTTCGttggttttcaaaattaatgggTGAGGAACCTGACATTGACCcctcaataaatacaaaattttttgtgaataACCTCCTGCAGCTTGATCCAACATTACTTACTGAAAATggaattaa atGTTTTGAACGATTTTTCAAAGCTGTCAATGTTAAAGaaggaaaattattaaaaaaaagacgtTGTTATCAGATGGAGAACATAGATTTAATTGGTGTAGATTATTTATGGAAAGTGGTAACTAATTGTACTGAAGACATTGCAGCTCATGCAATAAATTTGCTTAAAGAAGTCAATACAAATCTGGCTCCTAGACTACAAGCCAATCCACTTGAATTTCATCAAACATTTGTAGCTGAGTGTTTAGAAAGATTGCGTGCTCATTATGACACAGTTAGCATACTATCAAAACCTTTAATGAACAATGATGATGTTATTGAAAGAAATATAGAAATCACTAAAATGATCAGGGTTATGAAAGTGTTATATGAGTATTTAGGAGAATGTGATGCTTCTTTTAATGGAGATCGTTCTTTGTTGccattacatag agcCTGTCGAGGAAAACATATATCTGTAATTGTTCGTTTAACAAATGCCAATCGCTCTTTGGTTGATGATCATGAACTTGTTATGcatagtaatgataatatttcatgtGTACGACGACAACTATTAAAAAGGTTGAGGAACAGTGGAACAATTACAGCTATAGCTGGttctttaaacataaaattagatatatttcCTGGTAGTAGTATTGACCTCACCACTACTTTGGATGACAACAAACTTCTTGGTGAACTTCCTTTCAGAGATaaattg tACCTCAATGCTAGACTAATGACTGCTAATACAAATTTAGCCAGTTCGCCAGATAGTAGTTCAGATAGCTCTATCACTAATAACCAGCCTCTGTATGATTTTTCCTTAAATATGGATGCCGAAAACTGTTTACCTACTGTG atcatTTCTGAAAATCCAAAATATGTTCATTTCTTCCTACAAGTGTCAGACAAGggtattgaaattgaaaatgaacAACTTCGAGAAGCTGCCCGatgcattttaaaactaattccCCCCGCAGAATctactatcaaaaaaataaag agatTTTTTACTTATCGGTCAGACCTCGTTGAAGGAAATTTAAACATAGATAGTATATACTTTACTAGTTCCTCTTCTCAAAATTTATACAACTTGGAG gtactatattctATGTTGTTACCTGCCATTGATCCAATGGCAGATAAAACTCTTGAAtttcaaacacattttattacaagtaGTCATGCCCctgaaattattcaaatgttagtatcaaataaatttattttagaaaatgatcAAATTACTAAAAG atctATATACTTGGTTGTGCTAAAGATCTGTAGACTTGTATTATGTGTAATGGGACAAGTTATAACACAATTATGTCAATCATCTGGATTAGTATTGGGAACATCAAATGATAACGAATGTTGTTTGTATAAGGGAGTAGATGTTATTGACCAATGTGATGATACTTTGGCATTAATGAAAGAAGCATTTGGTCTGGTGCCTAATCCTAGTTTAGAATACATGTTACGAAGTGTTACTTCTAAACTAGCACGAaagtttattgataaaattgccAATGGTTGTGAGACTTTAGAAGACTCTATAGTAGCTATTAATAAGTCCTTATCAAAATTTATGCCTAACCTGGATATGATCTGGAATACTATTCAGTTAGCATGGGCAATGGCTGGAGCCAATCAACACATGCTTgatggtaaattaaataatacagatctccatgataatttaaatggaAAACCTTTAGAAATGGAAGATATATGTG tttgtaAAGAAGCATTAGAAGTGTTAACTCTTTGTCTATTTCTGAAGCCGAATTATTTAAGTCAGTTAATGGAGAAAAAAGATTGgcaaatatttcttattgatttaattttattggctAATAAcag acaAGTTCGTTGTTCTGCTgctgaacaatttttattgatagttAAGTTTAGTTGGAGTGCCGAACCATTGTTATCAACAATTTCACTAATGTTTTCTGTTCTTAATGACACTGTACTGAAATTTGCTCAAAACtcgtatgaatattttcat gttttaacttacctattaaattatgcTAGTCACGAAAAAATTCCTGTGCCAGATTTTGaagagttattaaataatgaaattaaatggttaaaaaatataagagagaaaataaaaactgatggTGACTCAGGAATGGAAGAAGTGATTCTTGAAGGTCACCTGAATATAACCAAAGAGTTAGTCCAAATGATAAGTATCGAGAAGCGTGACGAAATTGGTTCCAATGAAACTACTGGGATAATGTTAATCAAAGAATTACTggaagattttatttttcctgcTTCCAAGTTAATGGAAGATATGAATAGACATCAAACTATAGATTTTGTTGATATTGAAGTTACACCAGTTTGTAAATCTCCAAATTCTACAAATGCAGCATTTGATCTTATTATATCTCTTTGCATTGGCTGTGTAGCAAATTTGAAGTTGACTGTTGAAATGCTTACTCAATACTTTTATTcag aaCGTGAAGATCCTTTGGTTGAATGGGATTATCTACCTATGATGGGTGCAAGAACAGCTCGTGGTTTTGTTGGGCTTAAAAACGCTGGTGCCACTTGTTACATGAATTCTGTATTGCAACAATTGTACATGGTACTTCCTATAcgattaggtattttatcaGCACATGGTGCTGCCATTGATACAAATGATGATTTCAATTCTGacgataaaaatgataatgag ACTCAAATGGACGTTACTGAAGATCGCAATAAATTTGATCAATCTAGAAAAGAATACAATGTtggtatattaaaacaagtaCAAGCAATATTTGGACACCTAGCATTCAGCAAagttcaatattatgtacctagaGGATTATggaaacattttaa atTACAAGGTGAACCAGTAAATCTTAGAGAACAACAAGATGCTGTTGAGTTTTTTATGAGCCTTGTAGAAAGCTTAGATGAAGCTCTAAAAGCTTTATCCCAAGACCAAATTATGAGTAAAACACTCGGAGGTTCTTATTCAGATCAAAAAATATGTCAGGGTTGTccacatag gtATTCCAAAGAGGAACCCTTCAGTGTTATCAGTGTAGATATAAGGAATCACTCAAATTTAACTGACTCTCTAGAACAATATGTTAAGGGAGAATTATTAGAAGGAGCTGATGCTTACCATTGtgataaatgcaataaaaag gttgTTACTGTTAAGAGATTATGTGTTAAAAAGTTACCACCTATTTTAGCTATTCAACTTAAAAGATTTGAGTATGATTTTGAGCGAGTATGTgccataaaatttaatgattattttgaatttccaCGGAATCTAGACATGGAACCATATacag tttCGGGGCTAGCCAAAATTGAAGGTGAAATAATTGACTGTGATTATGATGAGTcacaaaatgaaaatcatactAAGTATCAATTGACTGGTATAGTTGTCCACAGTGGTCAAGCAAGTGGAGgacattattattcttatattcaagatag AAGTGCTGAAG TATCTAAGTGGTACAAATTTGATGATGGTGATGTAACTGAATGTAAAATGGATGAAGATGAAGAAATGAAAACTCAGTGTTTTGGTGGAGATTATATGGGcgaa gtttttGATCACGCATTAAAAAGAACCAGTTACCGAAGGCAAAAACGGTGGTGGAATgcttatatgttattttatactaaagtaGATTCTAACACTGAATTACTAGTTAATGGAATAAGAAAACTTAGTTTAA GTGATCGACGTTCAAGTAACAGTTGTATAAAAATGCCTTCTTGTATTAAACGTAGTGTTCAACAACAGAATATACGGTTTTTACACACTCGCAGTCAGTATActgaagaatattttaaatttattcgtaACATTGCCACTATTAATGCTCCAAACATAGTTGCTTCATCCAATGATTTACAAGTACAAATT gctACAGATCAAGAAGAATTATCTTTGTTATCTACTCAACTAGTGAGTAAGTTTCTATTTTATGTCGGTTTGCATACTAAGAAGTCATTGAGAGGAAATGCTACAGAGTGGTATGATTTAATATCACCACATATCTGTACCTATGCATCGGTTCGTGCTTGGTTTGCTcgtaacattttgtttaatcatCCACAAAG gtttGTGGAATATTTATTGCAATGTATGAGCTCTGAAGTACGATCAttcttcattaaattaattgcttACTTGGCTCACTATTCTCTTCAAGATGATGCTATCCTTATACCAGCTATTACATCTA ATTCTTTATTAGATACTACAGCTTCGTTAAGtgatcatttaattattgctGTTTTAAGTCTATTGCAAAAAGAAGTGGCTGAACATACAAATAGACATTTGCcgcattatttttcatttttctgcatgtattgtaatttaggTATGGCAGAAAAACAGCAACTtttaaaa ttaaatgtaGCAGCAATATTTATCTTGGTAGCTATCGATGAAGGTCCAGGTGgatcaaacataaaatatcaatttaatgaaatcaatAAACTACATTCTGTGATATCAATTTTAGTGCGGTGTTGTGATTGTACGGAAAAATGTGTATCCTCTGCTCCG ggTACTCCTTTCCTACCAAATCCGTTTGCTGAATGTCAACCATACCTAAGAAAAGTTCCTCAACAAGTTAAAGATAGTATTTTTGGTCGAATATG ttatttgaaaaaacttATTGACAATTCTCAAATGAACGAAGAAAGCATGAAAATGCTACAATTTGTATGTTGGGAAAATCCATTGAGTAGTAGTATGGTTTTAACTGAAATATTAtggcatattatgtatacttattgtCAAGAGctcaaattttatttggatTTACTATTTGTCATATTAAGTATTGAAGATTCATGGCAAGTTTTACGCATTCAAAACGCCATGACTGGAAACG AAGATAGAGAAGGTGTACTTGATACAATTTTACgtcataaaaatcaatatcaaaGACGGTCATATCAATGTATCAAAGGATTAGTTGGTTTATTCATGAGGATACCGATGGCACATAAAGTTGTACTACAAAACACAGATCTCAAAAGAAAATGGGTGGAAGCAGTTGATTGGCTACAGGAAGAACTTAataga AAAACATTGACTGGAGGccagtataatacatataataattggaCACCCCAATCCAATGAAAACACCAATAGTTTCTTTTTAGAAAGGTCAACCAGTGCTCGTAAGGTTCTACAAAAAGCATTTGAGTTTTGCCCATCTGAA GATTTTTCAATCCCAACATTGACTACTCAGGAAATAGAAGATTCATCTGATGAAGGTGACGATGTGGGAATCCAACACGCTACTGATACAATGACAACTCTAGTAAATGAACCTTTACAAGTAGTACCAGACATTGTACCCGa gaatGATGACGATTATGATGCTTCTGTTCCCATCAATTTCAACAGTATAGATGACTTTGATAATGGTGAGAGTAATAACGTCGAATTGGTGAATACGCGAATTGTTGAATCATCAACAGATATGCATTAA
- the LOC114120800 gene encoding mRNA-capping enzyme-like yields the protein MSGVNRYDQYRSGQGKRKKNSIPHNWMNCPPIATSGIANAFVVFKTPLDYKYNSKIAIHKRFDPITVFQHMFSYQQSIGLWIDLTNTTRYYDKFEIEKMGCVYKKIACAGHGDLPHPEVIKLFLNICSNFLENNFSQFIGVHCTHGFNRTGFFVVSYLVEVLNYDIASAIRHFAAARPPGIYRQNYIDELYKRYGRYSNEAPILAPKPHWIF from the exons ATGTCAG GAGTCAATCGTTATGATCAATATAGATCTGGTCAgggtaaaagaaaaaaaaattcgatccCTCACAATTGGATGAATTGCCCTCCTATAGCTACCTCAGGCATAGCCAATGCATTTGTGGTGTTCAAAACACcgttagattataaatataacagtaaaatagCAATCCATAAGAGATTTGATCCAATAACGGTATTTCAACATATGTTTTCATATCAG caaAGTATTGGTTTATGGATTGATCTCACAAATACTACACGTTACTATGATAAgtttgaaatagaaaaaatgggatgtgtttataaaaaaatagcttgTGCTGGTCATGGAGATTTGCCTCATCCAgaagtaattaaattgtttttgaatatttgttcaaattttctagaaaacaatttttcacaGTTTATTG GTGTTCATTGTACTCATGGATTTAACCGAACAGGATTTTTTGTAGTTTCTTATTTAGTAGAAGtactaaattatgatatagcGAGTGCGATTCGTCATTTCGCAGCAGCtag accCCCTGGTATCTACAGACAAAACTATATAGATGAGCTTTACAAACGGTATGGGCGGTACTCAAATGAAGCACCAATCTTGGCTCCAAAACCTCattggattttttaa